In [Mycobacterium] stephanolepidis, the genomic window CTCGGTATCTCCACGTACGTCCACGCTGTGAGCCGGTTCGGCGCTTCCGCGGTGGCCATGCTGTTCTGCGTCATCCCAGCCGTCGCAGGGCTGTTGTCGTGGGCGATTCTCGGCCAGCGTGTGGATGTCGGCATCGGCATCGGGCTGGTACTCGGCGCACTGGCCTGCTGGCTGAACGCCCGTGCCAGCAGGCCCGCCGCCGCTGAGAAGAATCCCGCAATCGAGGTGGCAGCCGCCGCGCCTACCCGTCAGCCGGTGGCAGCCAGCTAGCCTGGCTGCATGCGTGCCCTGTTACACGGTGGTCTGATCATGCTGGGAGCGGCGCTCCTGGTCGCAGGATGCTCGAAGGGAGCCTCGGTCTCTCCGACCACTCCCTCATCAAGCACACCAACGTCGAGCAGCACCACAAGCAAGGCGCCCACCACGACCACCACAACGACTCCCATCGAATTGCCAGAGCCCGTTGCCGGTGCGCCTTATGACGCTGTGGCGCAGTGGATTTCCAAGGGAGCCCCAATGAATGTCGCCAACTTCCACTCGGCGACCAGCCAGGACGGCCAGAAGACCGATCTCGGGGACAACGTCGCGTTCAAGACTCCGTCGGGCAAGACGCGTTGCATGACGAGCAACATCGAGCCCGACACACTGTCCTGCCTGGTCAACCTCACGAATCCGCCAAAGCGGCCCGCCGGCACCGAGGGAAACTGGGTCGGCGGATGGACAGACTTCAATGGTCAGCAGGTCACGGTGGGCGGGCTCCATGGCGACCCAGGACCCTTCCAAAGCGGCGACGGAAACCCACTCGACTACGGCGGCCGCCTGACGTTCGGGGACTTCGCTTGCCGCAGTGAGACTTCCGGATTGTTCTGCGCGAACACCAAAACCAAGTCCGCGATTCGGGTCAGCGATGCCGGAATCGAGCCCTTCGGTTGCCTGAAGGAGACCACCCCATCCGACGGCAGCGGCCGGGAATTCAGCTGCTAACTGACTGCCCGGGCCAGATACTCCTCACCACGCGGTGAAAGCCGATAGCCCACCGGCAGACTCAGGGTCAGACCCAGGTTCTTGAGCTTGCGCACGTGCACCTTGAACGTCGCTAAATCGGGCCAGCGGGAGCAAGATTCGAGGTCTTTAGCACGCACCTGCGGGCGCTGGGCGATCTCTAGCAGTACCTCGCGGGTCCACGGCCCCGGCGTGGCGCTGCGGTCCATCCGATCCAATCGCGCGTCGATATCGGCGATATCGGCGTCCGAAAGCGCCACCGCGGAGGCCAGCTCAGCACGCGGATCGGCCATCGCTATCTTCCGAAACGCCAAGCGGTACAAAGGATCATTTGCACTCGCACCGACATCGCTTCGCGCTGCCGCGGCCGAGGGATAACCCGCTAGTAGCGCATCGGCATCGTCGATGTCGCGCGCGGTGATCTCATCGACGGCATCGACCTCGATGAAATCGAACGTGGTCATGGAACGAATGCGGTCCGAGCCGACGCGGTAGCGACCACCGACCTTGACCTGTGGGCGCTTCCAGCGCCGGTAGGCCACCGAGATGGTGCCATCGTGGATTCCGGCCCGCAGCCTGGGCTCGAACAGCATTAGATCCCCAGGGTGGAGCCGTAGAGCTCTTCCAGGGCTCGCCAATGCCGCTCGGCCGTTACCTCGTCGTAGGTGGCGTTGTCCGTGACGGCGAACCCGTGCCGGGCGGGATATGTCTCGATGGCGTGTCGCACCCCGGCATCGGTCAGTGCCTGCGCCAGGAGCTGCTCCTGCTCGGGCGGAAAGGATGCGTCCTGCTCTGCGGCGGCGACCAGCACCACACCGGTGATCTGGTCGGCGAGGTGGTGCGGACTGTTCGGGTCGTCGGCCTTGGCCAGGTTGCCACCGTGGAACGACGCGGCGGCGGCAACCCGAGGAGCGTGAGTCGCCGCTACTCGCAACGAGATCCGTCCTCCCATGCAGTATCCGGTCAGACCTACCGTGTCGCCCGTGACCTCGGGCTGCTGGTCGAGGAAATCCAGTAGGGCCCCCGCGTCGGCGTCGATGCGCTCGGGGGTGAGGGTGGCCATCGTCGCGAAGAGGCGGCCACGCTCCTGCGGGTCACCGAACGCGGTCGCCAGATCGAATGGTTTCCAATCACCTTCGCGGTAGTAGACGTCGGGTACCAGTGCGACGTACCCCAGCGCCGCCAGGCGGTCCCCCATCTCGCGCATGACCTCGCGAGCACCGCCGGCATCGGGGTAGAGGATGACAGCGGGGCCGGACTGATCCGGCAGGTGCAGAGTGCCCGGGCATTGCCCGTCGGGTGTCGGGATCTGAACGTCGCGACGAGGCATACGTCCATCAAACCAGCCACCCATGCGGGTAGCTACTGCACTGGTATCTTGTGCCTCATTGATCCGTCAATGACCAGGGGGAATTCTGATGGCCTTCACCAGCACGCTGTCGACATCGTGGCAAATCTTCAAGACATCCGCGAAGGTGCTGAGCTCGCGTAAGGAGCTCGTCGTCTTCCCGATTTTGTCCGGGCTCACCGCGTTGCTTGTGCTTATCGGAATGGTGACCCTCGGAGTCTTGCTATTGCCCGCGACGACCGGAGATTCGGTGCCGCCGCTCTTCTACCCGGTCTTCGCCGTCGGGTACTTCGTGTTGATGTACGTCGCGACCTTCTGGCAGGCGGCGCTCATCTCGCAGGCGAACATCGCATTAGAGGGCGGAGATCCGAGCGTCGCCGGGGGCATCTCGGCAGCAGCCCAGCGCGGCGGACGTCTGCTCCCCTGGGTTCTCATCACAGGTGTCGTCTCCTGGATCATCAGCGTCATCGAGGAGCGGGTGCCGTTCGTCGGGCGATTGCTGGACGTCGCCTGGCGCGTGGTTTCCTTCCAGGTGCTGCCCACGATCGTGCTGCAGAATCTCGGCGCGATCGACGCCGTCAAGAAGACCAAGGAAACGCTCAAGAACGCCTGGGGCCAGAATGTTGTCGGCGTCGTGGGCCTGAACTTTTTCACGGCGATGTTGACGCTGCCGGGAGCCGGGTTGATCTATCTGGGAGTCGCCGCGAATGTCACCGCAGTGACGGGCGTGCTCGCCGCACTCGGCGCGCTGTGGATTCTGGCGGGCTCCATCATCGGAGCCGCGCTCACCGGGATTTTTCAGACCGCCCTGTACCGGTTCACGGTTGATGGCCATGTGCCGGGACCGTTCGCCGGAGTGGACCTGCGCCAGGCGCTCAAGACCCGGTAGACACACCGTCACGGCCGTGCCCGCCTGCTATTCAGGTGGCTGTACCGGAGCGCAGCCACGTCGAGCGCAACCTAGATAAAGAGCGTCAACACAATCCAGGTGGCCACCGCGGAGGGCAGCAATGAGTCCAGACGGTCCATGATGCCGCCGTGTCCGGGCAGCAGCGTGCCCATGTCCTTGATGCCCAAGTCGCGTTTGACCTGGGACTCGACCAAGTCGCCGAGCGTTCCCGTGATGACGAGCATGATGCCCAGCGCGACACCGACAAAGGGATGGTGCCCCAGCAGGAAGGTCACCGCCAGGGTTGATGCGGTCGTGCCTACCAGGAGCGAGCCCGCCAAGCCCTCCCAGGACTTCTTGGGACTGATGGCAGGGGCCATCGGATGCTTGCCGAACAGCACACCGGCCGCGTACCCGCCGATGTCGGAGAAGGTGACCCCGAGCATGAGGCAGAAGACCTGCTCAGCACCGTTTTCCGGATAGACCAGGAGCGCGCCGAAGGACGCGAACAGCGGGATCCACGCGGCGACGAACACCGTGATGGCGACATCGCGCAGATAGTTCACCGGCTGCTGGTTCAATCCGTGCCCAACCAGGCGCCAGATCATGCAGACCACCACGGTGGCGCCAAACGCACCCAACGCTCCGGCGGTCCCCCACGGCCAGGTCAGCCAGATCATGGCCTGTCCACCGACGAAGAGCGGGATGAACGGCACAGAGATGTCGGCCTGGCGCAGTCGCTTGGTCACCTCCCACATCGCGATCCCGAGGAAGACCGAGATGATGCCGACCCAGATCTCCTTCTGGTACAGCAACGAGAAAATGATCATGGCGGCGAGAACGGCGCCGACGCCGATGGCGGCCGGCAAGTTACGTCCGGCCCGGGACTTCGCCCCCGAAGGGGGCGCAGGGCTGTTGCCGGGGGCCGAAGCCGCGTCGGTATCTCCCATGGTCGTCATTACCGGGGGCCTAGACCTCCAGTAACTCGCCTTCTTTGTGCTTCACCAACTCGTCGATCTGAGTCACGTACTGGGCGGTGGTCTTGTCCAGATCCTTTTCCGCGCGGCCCACTTCGTCCTCGCCGGCCTCACCGTCCTTCTTGATCCGGTTCAGTTCGTCATTGGCCTTACGCCGGATGTTGCGCAGGGTCACCTTGGCGTCCTCGCCCTTGCCCTTGGCCTGCTTGACGAGCTCCCGACGGCGTTCCTCGGTGAGCTGGGGAATGGCAACGCGAATGATGCTGCCGTCGTTGCTCGGGTTCAGACCCAGGTCCGAGTTGCGGATCGCGTCCTCGATGGCCTTGAGCTGATTGGCCTCATACGGCTTGATGACCACCAGACGAGCCTCGGGCACGTTGATGCCGGCGATCTGCGTGATGGGGGTGATTGTGCCGTAGTAGTCGATGACAACCCGCTGAAACATTCCGGGGTTGGCACGGCCCGTGCGAACCGTCGCGAAGTCATCGCGGGCGACCGACACGGCCTTTTCCATCTTCTCCTCGGCATCGAGAAGAACCTCGTCAATCACGATTGATCTCCCATCGGGTCTGATGATCTTCGCGCAAGCGGCTCATCATGGTGTTACCAGCGTTCCGATCTTCTCACCTGCGACCGCCCTGGCGATATTGCCTTCGGTAAGCAGGTTGAACACCAGGATCGGCATCCGGTTGTCCATACACAGGCTGAACGCGGTGGCATCGGCGACCTGCAGTCCGCGATCAATGACCTCACGGTGCGTGATCTCCGGCAGGAACTCGGCGTCAGGATTGGCGCGCGGGTCATCGGTGAAGATGCCGTCGACCGCCTTGGCCATGAGCACCACCTCGGCGCCGATCTCCAACGCGCGCTGTGCCGCGGTGGTGTCGGTGGAGAAGTAGGGCAACCCCATACCGGCGCCGAAGATGACCACACGCCCCTTCTCCAGATGCCTTCTGGCCCGCAGCGGAATGTAAGGCTCGGCGACCTGCCCCATGGTGATGGCCGTCTGCACGCGCGTGACAATGCCTTCCTTTTCCAGGAAGTCTTGCAACGCAAGGCTATTCATGACGGTGCCGAGCATGCCCATGTAGTCCGAGCGCGTCCGTTCCATCCCGCGCTGCTGCAGCTGCGCGCCGCGGAAGAAGTTACCACCACCGATGACGACCGCAACCTCGGCACCGCTGCGGACCACCTCGGCAATTTGACTGGCCACCCTGTGGACCACATCCGGGTCAAGACCGACAGCTCCTCCCCCGAACATCTCGCCGCCGAGCTTGAGCAGCACCCGCTTATATCCGGTGCGGCTCACATCGCGAGTCATCACGCCTCCTCGGTACGGGCTCGACAAAGCCGGTGCACAAAACTCAGCCATCGGGCCCGCTGCTTCCGCTCTTCGCGCAAGCGGCTCATCGGAAGGCCGCGACGGCGGTGTCTATCCTGCCCTATTGGGCGACGCTCGTTGGCACGACCCGGCGAACCGAGCCGGGGCTCGCTGTGGTTTCGGTGAGGCCGACGAGAGCTTGCGGCAGCGGCGCCACATGCAGCACCCCCAGGCGCTGAGTGGCACGGGT contains:
- a CDS encoding ASCH domain-containing protein, coding for MLFEPRLRAGIHDGTISVAYRRWKRPQVKVGGRYRVGSDRIRSMTTFDFIEVDAVDEITARDIDDADALLAGYPSAAAARSDVGASANDPLYRLAFRKIAMADPRAELASAVALSDADIADIDARLDRMDRSATPGPWTREVLLEIAQRPQVRAKDLESCSRWPDLATFKVHVRKLKNLGLTLSLPVGYRLSPRGEEYLARAVS
- a CDS encoding dienelactone hydrolase family protein; this encodes MPRRDVQIPTPDGQCPGTLHLPDQSGPAVILYPDAGGAREVMREMGDRLAALGYVALVPDVYYREGDWKPFDLATAFGDPQERGRLFATMATLTPERIDADAGALLDFLDQQPEVTGDTVGLTGYCMGGRISLRVAATHAPRVAAAASFHGGNLAKADDPNSPHHLADQITGVVLVAAAEQDASFPPEQEQLLAQALTDAGVRHAIETYPARHGFAVTDNATYDEVTAERHWRALEELYGSTLGI
- a CDS encoding DUF6159 family protein; the encoded protein is MAFTSTLSTSWQIFKTSAKVLSSRKELVVFPILSGLTALLVLIGMVTLGVLLLPATTGDSVPPLFYPVFAVGYFVLMYVATFWQAALISQANIALEGGDPSVAGGISAAAQRGGRLLPWVLITGVVSWIISVIEERVPFVGRLLDVAWRVVSFQVLPTIVLQNLGAIDAVKKTKETLKNAWGQNVVGVVGLNFFTAMLTLPGAGLIYLGVAANVTAVTGVLAALGALWILAGSIIGAALTGIFQTALYRFTVDGHVPGPFAGVDLRQALKTR
- a CDS encoding phosphatidate cytidylyltransferase, with the translated sequence MGDTDAASAPGNSPAPPSGAKSRAGRNLPAAIGVGAVLAAMIIFSLLYQKEIWVGIISVFLGIAMWEVTKRLRQADISVPFIPLFVGGQAMIWLTWPWGTAGALGAFGATVVVCMIWRLVGHGLNQQPVNYLRDVAITVFVAAWIPLFASFGALLVYPENGAEQVFCLMLGVTFSDIGGYAAGVLFGKHPMAPAISPKKSWEGLAGSLLVGTTASTLAVTFLLGHHPFVGVALGIMLVITGTLGDLVESQVKRDLGIKDMGTLLPGHGGIMDRLDSLLPSAVATWIVLTLFI
- the frr gene encoding ribosome recycling factor, with protein sequence MIDEVLLDAEEKMEKAVSVARDDFATVRTGRANPGMFQRVVIDYYGTITPITQIAGINVPEARLVVIKPYEANQLKAIEDAIRNSDLGLNPSNDGSIIRVAIPQLTEERRRELVKQAKGKGEDAKVTLRNIRRKANDELNRIKKDGEAGEDEVGRAEKDLDKTTAQYVTQIDELVKHKEGELLEV
- the pyrH gene encoding UMP kinase; amino-acid sequence: MTRDVSRTGYKRVLLKLGGEMFGGGAVGLDPDVVHRVASQIAEVVRSGAEVAVVIGGGNFFRGAQLQQRGMERTRSDYMGMLGTVMNSLALQDFLEKEGIVTRVQTAITMGQVAEPYIPLRARRHLEKGRVVIFGAGMGLPYFSTDTTAAQRALEIGAEVVLMAKAVDGIFTDDPRANPDAEFLPEITHREVIDRGLQVADATAFSLCMDNRMPILVFNLLTEGNIARAVAGEKIGTLVTP